The following coding sequences lie in one Rutidosis leptorrhynchoides isolate AG116_Rl617_1_P2 chromosome 4, CSIRO_AGI_Rlap_v1, whole genome shotgun sequence genomic window:
- the LOC139842447 gene encoding U-box domain-containing protein 33-like → MESAQIAIQTIRYPVVDTSEIIEIKDDIVEKTCPTVVNNNKIYVAVGTKLKESQPTLQWAIENSGGRHLHVHQPPEKIPFSNLFFVAGIINTHQVVAHHKAEKQHMLKLLKKYNQICEKSGVCAEVQYIEMESIEKGIVEFICKHNVRNLVMGAAADRQYSRKMVDLRSKKAIYVCMQATASCQIQFICKGNIIFTRPGRLDGLGVSRSSSSSLPDTTSNSELNSSLSRSVSERQNTILQVNSSTRDCRKVNSDFRRTGITTSLRDFNVNLTPTSRFSSGSATDFWNGISQRTHSSSSRLSTCSSEVIDDSALYAYAINEVDSEFGAFKERVQNRPPSSVIQEKGMNDELYDQLVEAMAEAENSKREAFEESIRRRKAEKDAIEAKIRARESENFYEEEYRRRREIEEMLEKNKEEHENICKKLNEAAEELRITLDEKSFLKSQIADFDHKVRELEHKLFSSIELLQNYKKERDKLQIEYDDALRVVEELKKKQANEASSSSVYQLYTEFDFSEVKDATQNFDPFFKIGESGYGTTFRGFIRHTEVAIKMFYSHNPQVPSVFQHEVNILSKMRHPNLVTLIGACPDDRIIIYEYLSGCSLEDRLECKNNTPPLSWKNRIRIAAELCSVLLFLHSCGIVHGNLKPTNILLDTNFVTKLSDFRTFSSNNMSLYMDPEFLSTKELTSESDTYSFGVILLRLLTGKPALGLLNEVQLALNNENLKNVLDSTAGDWPFVQAQQLAVLAMNCCDVVRKIRPDLATEVWRVLEPMCVSCGPSSFRLGSEGQCQVPNYFVCPIFQEIMQDPVVSADGFTYEAEAIKGWLDSGHNTSPMTNLKLANSTLVPNHALRSAIQEWLQQS, encoded by the exons ATGGAAAGTGCACAAATTGCGATACAGACCATTAGGTATCCTGTAGTTGATACCTCGGAGATCATCGAAATTAAGGATGATATCGTTGAGAAAACATGTCCTACGGTTgtcaataataataagatttatgtggCGGTCGGAACAAAATTGAAAGAGAGTCAACCAACTCTGCAGTGGGCGATAGAGAATTCAGGAGGTAGACATCTTCATGTTCACCAACCTCCAGAGAAGATCCCCTTTAGTAATCTCTTTTTCGTTG CCGGTATCATAAATACACACCAAGTTGTGGCACACCATAAAGCAGAGAAGCAACATATGCTAAAGCTTTTAAAGAAATATAATCAGATATGTGAGAAGTCAGGG GTGTGTGCAGAGGTGCAGTATATTGAAATGGAATCAATTGAGAAAGGTATTGTTGAATTCATATGTAAACACAATGTGAGAAATCTTGTTATGGGAGCAGCTGCAGACAGACAATATTCAAG GAAAATGGTAGACCTGAGGTCGAAGAAAGCAATCTACGTGTGTATGCAGGCCACTGCTTCCTGCCAGATTCAGTTTATATGCAAAGGAAACATCATCTTCACTAG ACCAGGCAGGTTGGATGGACTTGGCGTTTCaagatcatcttcatcatcactaccggATACTACCTCCAATTCTGAACTGAATTCCTCACTGTCAAGATCTGTTAGTGAAAGACAGAATACTATATTACAGGTCAACAGTTCGACTCGAGACTGCCGCAAAGTCAACTCTGACTTTCGTAGGACTGGAATAACCACCTCATTGCGAGATTTCAACGTCAACTTGACTCCAACTAGTAGGTTTTCTTCAGGAAGTGCTACTGATTTTTGGAATGGGATTTCACAGAGAACTCATTCCTCGAGTTCACGATTGTCTACATGTTCTAGTGAAGTTATCGATGATTCAGCATTATATGCATATGCAATAAACGAAGTTGATTCAGAATTTGGTGCATTCAAAGAGCGTGTTCAAAATCGGCCACCTTCCAGCGTCATA CAGGAAAAAGGTATGAATGATGAGTTATATGATCAACTTGTAGAAGCCATGGCTGAGGCAGAAAATTCGAAACGTGAGGCGTTTGAAGAGTCGATCAGGCGCAGGAAAGCAGAAAAGGACGCCATTGAGGCTAAAATCAGG GCTAGAGAGTCCGAAAACTTCTATGAGGAAGAATATAGACGAAGGAGAGAGATTGAAGAAATGTTAGAAAAAAACAAGGAGGAACATGAAAATATTTGTAAAAAATTAAATGAAGCAGCAGAAGAACTCCGAATTACACTTGACGAAAAATCATTTCTCAAAAGTCAAATCGCAGACTTTGATCATAAGGTGCGGGAGCTGGAACACAAGTTGTTCTCTTCTATCGAGTTGCTGCAGAACTACAAAAAGGAACGTGATAAATTGCAGATAGAATATGATGATGCACTTAGAGTCGTTGAGGAATTGAAAAAGAAGCAAGCGAACGAAGCCTCAAGCTCAAGTGTGTATCAGCTCTACACCGAGTTTGACTTTTCAGAAGTCAAGGACGCCACTCAGAACTTTGACCCATTTTTTAAAATTGGAGAAAGTGGTTATGGAACAACATTCAGAGGTTTTATTCGGCATACTGAAGTGGCCATAAAGATGTTCTATTCACATAACCCGCAAGTACCCTCCGTATTTCAGCACGAA GTTAATATTTTGAGCAAAATGAGGCACCCAAATCTTGTAACATTGATAGGTGCTTGTCCAGATGATCGGATAATAATTTACGAGTATCTATCAGGATGTAGCCTTGAAGATCGACTCGAATGCAAGAACAATACTCCCCCTTTATCATGGAAAAACAGAATCCGCATTGCTGCTGAGTTATGTTccgttcttctttttcttcattctTGTGGCATTGTTCATGGTAATTTAAAGCCGACTAACATCCTCCTAGACACAAACTTCGTTACCAAATTAAGCGACTTTCGAACATTCTCAAGCAACAACATGTCTCTTTATATGGACCCTGAATTCCTTTCTACTAAAGAATTAACTTCGGAGTCAGATACGTACTCTTTTGGCGTTATATTATTGAGATTATTGACGGGTAAGCCCGCTTTGGGGTTACTAAATGAAGTGCAGTTAGCACTGAATAATGAAAATTTGAAGAATGTATTGGATTCGACAGCTGGAGACTGGCCGTTTGTGCAGGCACAACAGCTGGCTGTTCTAGCAATGAACTGCTGTGACGTGGTTCGAAAAATTAGGCCTGATCTTGCGACCGAGGTCTGGAGGGTGCTTGAACCCATGTGTGTTTCTTGTGGACCTTCTTCATTTAGGTTGGGTTCTGAAGGACAGTGTCAGGTTCCAAACTACTTTGTTTGTCCCATCTTTCAG GAAATTATGCAGGATCCGGTGGTTTCTGCGGATGGGTTTACTTATGAAGCAGAGGCTATTAAAGGATGGTTAGACAGTGGCCATAACACCTCACCCATGACCAACCTTAAGTTAGCCAACTCCACCCTTGTTCCAAACCACGCTCTTCGGTCTGCCATTCAAGAATGGCTACAGCAGTCATAA
- the LOC139839554 gene encoding U-box domain-containing protein 33-like: MPFKQHVLNPSAPSTPEIGMHDELFDQIEQAMAEAESSKRDAFEESTRRSRAEKDAIESKRRVKASENMYNEELRQRRDIAETLEKTKEEHERNKKELNEVSKKLRMELEQKLSLESQIAEFDHTVQELEQKMLTAIQMLQNYKKERDELQEKCDGALKLVDELKEKHEKEVSNSSVTQFYTEFDFSEVRDATRNFDPFLKIGEGDYGSTFRGFLQHTEVAVKMLYAHSLQGPSEFQQEVNVLCKLRHPNLVAVIGACPDARIIIYEYLSGGNLENRLNCTDKNLSLSWQDRICIAAELCSVLIFLHSCGVVHGDLKPNKILFDKNMVTKLSDFGNYHAISQNEVSSDSMSFESDMRSDTYAFGIILLRLLTGQDSSGLLKEEVQYALNEKKLDIMLDSTAGNWPFVQAQQLATLAMNCCDGVSKNRPDIAFEVWRVLEPMRISCGLSSSRSIFKGQQQIPSYFICPISQETMQDPVVAADGYTYEAEVLQGWFDSGHDTSPMTNLKLASTDLVPNHALRSAIQEWLQQP, from the exons ATGCCTTTCAAACAGCATGTTCTAAATCCATCAGCTCCCAGCACTCCG GAAATAGGTATGCATGATGAGCTTTTTGATCAAATTGAACAAGCCATGGCTGAGGCAGAAAGTTCAAAACGGGATGCATTTGAAGAGTCTACCAGGCGCAGTAGAGCAGAAAAAGATGCCATCGAGTCTAAACGAAGG GTCAAAGCATCTGAAAACATGTACAATGAGGAATTGAGACAAAGGAGAGATATTGCCGAAACACTAGAAAAAACTAAAGAAGAACATGAAAGAAATAAAAAGGAATTAAATGAGGTTTCAAAAAAACTACGTATGGAACTTGAACAGAAATTATCCCTCGAAAGTCAAATTGCAGAGTTTGACCATACAGTGCAGGAGCTGGAGCAAAAAATGTTAACTGCAATTCAGATGCTGCAGAATTACAAAAAGGAGCGTGACGAGTTGCAGGAAAAGTGCGATGGAGCACTTAAACTTGTAGATGAACTGAAGGAAAAACACGAAAAAGAAGTCTCGAACTCAAGTGTCACTcagttctacaccgagtttgacttTTCAGAAGTCAGAGACGCTACCCGTAACTTTGACCCGTTTCTTAAGATTGGAGAAGGAGATTATGGAAGTACGTTCAGAGGCTTTCTTCAGCATACTGAAGTAGCTGTAAAAATGTTATATGCACATAGCCTTCAAGGACCTTCAGAATTTCAGCAGGAG GTGAATGTTTTGTGCAAACTAAGGCACCCGAATCTTGTAGCAGTAATAGGAGCCTGCCCAGATGCAAGGATAATCATCTACGAGTATCtttcgggaggaaaccttgaaaatcGACTTAACTGCACAGACAAGAATCTTTCATTATCATGGCAAGATAGAATTTGCATTGCTGCTGAGTTATGTTCGGTGCTTATTTTTCTTCATTCTTGTGGCGTTGTTCACGGTGATCTAAAGCCCAATAAAATCCTATTCGACAAAAACATGGTTACCAAGTTAAGTGACTTTGGAAACTATCATGCGATCTCGCAAAACGAGGTTTCAAGCGATAGCATGTCTTTTGAAAGCGACATGAGGTCAGATACGTACGCTTTTGGTATCATATTATTGAGGCTATTGACGGGCCAAGATTCTTCGGGGTTACTAAAAGAGGAAGTGCAATATGCACTTAATGAAAAGAAGTTGGATATTATGTTGGATTCGACAGCTGGCAATTGGCCGTTTGTACAAGCACAACAGTTGGCTACATTAGCAATGAATTGCTGTGATGGTGTCAGTAAAAATAGGCCTGATATTGCATTTGAGGTTTGGAGGGTGCTCGAACCGATGCGGATCTCTTGCGGTCTCTCGTCATCAAGATCCATATTTAAAGGACAGCAACAAATTCCATCTTACTTTATTTGTCCAATCTCTCAA GAGACTATGCAAGATCCGGTGGTTGCTGCGGATGGATATACTTACGAAGCAGAGGTTTTACAAGGATGGTTTGACAGTGGCCATGACACCTCACCCATGACGAATCTTAAGCTAGCCAGCACCGATCTTGTCCCAAATCACGCACTTAGATCTGCTATTCAAGAATGGCTTCAGCAGCCATGA
- the LOC139842448 gene encoding U-box domain-containing protein 33-like, giving the protein MYPLVDTSYIKDLSDNIAEETRPIVVEDKIYVAVGKDFKDSRLTLQWVIENRGGSTIICILHVHQPSNKVPFGNISLLAGIMYAQQVSAYHKTERQAMLQLLEKYNQICQKAGVVTEVHHIEADCIENGIVEYIVKNNVRSLVMGAAASKQFSKKMVNLKSKKAIYVCFHAAASCEIQFICKRNFIFIRRKIRLKMSKKLDESKWKANNKELA; this is encoded by the exons ATGTATCCTCTTGTTGACACCTCATATATCAAGGATCTTAGTGATAATATTGCTGAGGAAACGCGCCCAATAGTCGTTGAAGATAAGATTTACGTGGCGGTTGGGAAAGATTTTAAAGATAGTCGGTTAACTCTGCAGTGGGTGATAGAGAATCGGGGAGGTAGTACGATAATATGCATACTTCATGTGCACCAACCTTCAAACAAGGTCCCCTTTGGTAATATCTCTTTACTCG CGGGCATTATGTATGCACAACAAGTTTCAGCATATCATAAAACCGAAAGGCAAGCTATGCTACAACTTCTTGAGAAATATAATCAGATTTGCCAAAAAGCAGGG GTGGTTACAGAGGTGCATCATATTGAAGCGGATTGTATTGAAAATGGTATTGTTGAATATATAGTTAAGAATAATGTTAGAAGCCTTGTAATGGGAGCAGCTGCAAGCAAGCAATTTTCAAA GAAAATGGTTAACTTGAAGTCCAAAAAAGCCATCTATGTATGTTTTCATGCAGCTGCTTCTTGTGAAATTCAGTTTATATGCAAACGAAATTTCATTTTCATTAG GCGAAAAATACGGTTAAAGATGAGCAAAAAATTAGATGAATCTAAGTGGAAAGCCAACAACAAGGAGTTGGCATAG